A stretch of the Lolium perenne isolate Kyuss_39 chromosome 3, Kyuss_2.0, whole genome shotgun sequence genome encodes the following:
- the LOC127345655 gene encoding serpin-Z1, whose protein sequence is METEIAEAGRGEVAFAMRALHHLARLDAGASNLAISPLSIHAATVLLGAGARGATLDEIVAFLGPPGGRSHALLASHVALRVLADSDDTGDGGPKVRFANTIWVDDAAARLKEDYARVVAEHYRAQACQASFSTMPEETRGVINQWFEAATAGLIKDFLPPGSVSADTRCILANALYFKGVWERKFDAQLTQPRTFHLPDYTEVLVPFMSSRESQYIDCCTDWKVLKLRYACGRGGARARQFAMYVYLPNQRHGLHSMLQQLASNPELLKGSMDLRRAVPVGDFRVPKFTISYKTEATGLLQSLGLRLPFDKEAADLFEMLEPTKTADERFFVSNVYHQSLVEVNEEGTVAAAVTTFGCQFASSPSMFCTPVPVVDFVADHPFMYLIKEELSGVVVFAGQVVNPSL, encoded by the exons ATGGAGACGGAGATCGCGGAGGCCGGCAGGGGCGAGGTCGCCTTCGCCATGCGCGCCCTGCACCACCTCGCGCGCCTCGACGCGGGCGCCAGCAACCTCGCGATCTCCCCGCTCTCCATCCACGCAGCGACGGTGCTCCTCGGCGCGGGCGCCCGCGGCGCCACGCTCGACGAGATCGTCGCCTTCCTTGGCCCCCCCGGAGGCCGATCCCACGCGCTACTCGCGTCGCACGTCGCGCTCCGCGTGCTCGCCGACAGCGACGACACCGGCGATGGGGGGCCGAAGGTGCGGTTCGCCAACACCATCTGGGTGGACGACGCGGCGGCCCGCCTCAAGGAAGACTACGCCCGCGTCGTTGCTGAGCACTACCGCGCCCAAGCTTGCCAGGCCTCCTTCTCGACAATG CCGGAGGAAACGAGGGGCGTGATCAACCAGTGGttcgaggcggcgacggcgggccTGATCAAGGACTTCCTGCCGCCCGGCTCCGTCAGCGCCGACACGCGGTGCATCCTCGCGAACGCGCTCTACTTCAAGGGCGTCTGGGAGAGAAAGTTCGACGCCCAGCTCACGCAGCCAAGAACCTTCCACCTGCCCGACTACACGGAAGTCCTTGTGCCCTTCATGTCGAGCCGCGAGAGCCAGTACATCGATTGCTGCACCGACTGGAAGGTCCTCAAACTCCGCTACGCGTGCGGCCGCGGCGGCGCTCGCGCTCGGCAGTTCGCCATGTACGTCTACCTGCCGAACCAGCGGCACGGCCTGCACAGCATGCTGCAGCAGCTGGCCTCCAACCCGGAGCTGCTCAAGGGCTCCATGGATCTCCGGCGCGCCGTCCCGGTGGGCGACTTCAGGGTGCCCAAGTTCACCATATCGTACAAGACGGAGGCCACGGGGCTGCTGCAGAGCCTCGGCCTGCGCCTGCCGTTTGACAAGGAAGCCGCCGACTTGTTTGAGATGCTGGAGCCGACCAAGACGGCGGACGAGAGGTTCTTTGTGTCCAACGTGTATCACCAGTCCTTGGTGGAAGTAAATGAAGAAGGGACCGTGGCGGCCGCGGTGACCACGTTCGGTTGTCAATTTGCTTCTTCTCCGTCCATGTTTTGTACGCCGGTACCGGTAGTAGACTTCGTCGCCGACCACCCCTTCATGTACTTGATCAAGGAGGAGCTCAGCGGCGTCGTGGTTTTCGCCGGCCAAGTTGTTAATCCTTCACTCTAA